A single region of the Streptomyces vilmorinianum genome encodes:
- a CDS encoding TAXI family TRAP transporter solute-binding subunit: protein MLASLSRAARRRLLQASAALLVVCGLLVWWLVPFGTPAPSGRVTFSTGVPTGVYQRYGELLQQALARDLPDVSITLKDSEGSQQNLARLASGEADFTIAAADAVAQYQRDRKPGFDRLRGCARLYDDYVQLVVRKGSAAKSVADLRGLRVGVGQEGSGVRLIADRVLAAGGLTPDIDIEPVSAGIDTMPGLLERGELDAFFWSGGLPTQAVQALSQRFPVRLVPLDAALVDNLHDVGESTRHYRSAVIPADAYAQAQDGQPVETLAVANLLVTTDAADSSLVEGFTRTVIRSRDRIGGQVHPAQLVDLRTAIYTEPLSLHEGARRYYRSVKP, encoded by the coding sequence ATGCTCGCCTCGCTCTCCCGTGCCGCCCGCCGTCGCCTCCTCCAGGCGTCGGCGGCGCTTCTGGTGGTGTGCGGGCTGCTGGTGTGGTGGCTCGTTCCGTTCGGTACACCCGCGCCGAGCGGCCGCGTCACGTTCAGTACGGGCGTTCCCACCGGCGTCTACCAGCGGTACGGCGAACTGCTGCAGCAGGCCCTCGCCCGCGACCTGCCGGACGTCTCGATAACGCTCAAGGACAGCGAGGGCTCCCAGCAGAACCTCGCCCGGCTGGCCTCCGGCGAGGCGGACTTCACCATCGCGGCTGCCGATGCCGTCGCCCAGTACCAGCGGGACCGGAAGCCGGGGTTCGACCGGCTGCGCGGCTGCGCGCGCCTCTACGACGACTACGTACAGCTCGTGGTCCGCAAGGGGTCGGCCGCGAAGTCGGTGGCCGATCTGCGCGGGCTGCGCGTCGGTGTCGGCCAGGAGGGCTCCGGGGTCCGGCTCATCGCGGACCGGGTCCTCGCGGCGGGCGGCCTCACCCCCGACATCGACATCGAACCGGTGTCCGCCGGCATCGACACCATGCCGGGTCTCCTGGAGCGCGGTGAGCTGGACGCGTTCTTCTGGTCCGGCGGCCTTCCCACGCAGGCGGTCCAGGCCCTCTCCCAGCGCTTTCCGGTACGGCTCGTCCCGCTGGACGCCGCCCTGGTCGACAACCTCCACGACGTCGGCGAGTCGACCCGCCACTACCGCTCCGCGGTCATCCCCGCGGACGCCTACGCCCAGGCGCAGGACGGGCAGCCGGTGGAGACGCTGGCGGTGGCGAACCTCCTGGTGACGACGGACGCGGCGGATTCGTCCCTGGTGGAGGGTTTCACGCGCACCGTGATCAGAAGCCGCGATCGGATCGGCGGCCAGGTGCATCCGGCGCAGCTGGTGGATCTGCGGACCGCGATCTACACGGAACCTCTGAGCCTGCACGAGGGCGCGCGGCGCTACTACCGCTCCGTGAAACCGTAG
- a CDS encoding sensor histidine kinase, which yields MRTRLLPLLIVLMAGVLLALGFPLAASLAASEQQRVVVDRLDDAARFAALAQFVNETDPWLDERRITLNGELASYHDVYGIRTGIFYRDNRAMAAAPEDWVVPYAGEGRRAFNEALLGRRSHDPPQVWPWQPDARLTIASPVVRDGDVVAVVVTDSPTGQLRSRILSGWLIIAAGEFAAMLLAVGAAFRLTGWVLRPVRVLDAVTHDIATGRMKSRVAAAGGPPELRRLARSFNEMADNVEDVLEQQRAFVADASHQLRNPLSALLLRIELLALELPEGNEEIASVRTEGKRLARVLDDLLDLALAEHAAADLRLADIGAMAAERIAAWRPLAEEKGVRLSGERRAVTAWADPVALSSALDAVIDNALKFTPEGEEVTVTVTAGGDTCTIVVADHGPGLTPEELDRVGDRFWRSNRHQNINGSGLGLSISRVLLAAGGGSIAYAPNEPHGLRVTVTVPRTAPQGR from the coding sequence GTGCGTACCCGTCTCCTCCCGCTCCTCATCGTCCTCATGGCCGGGGTCCTGCTCGCCCTCGGCTTCCCGCTCGCCGCCAGCCTCGCCGCCTCCGAACAGCAGCGCGTGGTCGTCGACCGGCTCGACGACGCGGCGCGGTTCGCCGCGCTCGCCCAGTTCGTCAACGAGACCGACCCCTGGCTCGACGAGCGCCGCATCACGCTCAACGGTGAACTCGCCAGCTACCACGACGTGTACGGCATCCGTACCGGCATCTTCTACCGCGACAACCGGGCCATGGCCGCCGCGCCCGAGGACTGGGTCGTCCCCTACGCGGGCGAGGGCCGGCGGGCCTTCAACGAGGCGCTGCTCGGCCGCCGCAGTCACGACCCGCCGCAGGTCTGGCCGTGGCAGCCGGACGCCCGCCTCACGATCGCCTCCCCGGTCGTACGGGACGGTGACGTCGTCGCCGTCGTGGTCACCGACTCGCCCACCGGGCAGCTGCGTTCCCGCATTCTGAGCGGCTGGCTGATCATCGCGGCCGGCGAGTTCGCGGCGATGCTGCTCGCCGTCGGCGCCGCCTTCCGGCTCACCGGCTGGGTGCTGCGCCCGGTCCGTGTGCTGGACGCCGTCACCCACGACATCGCCACCGGCCGGATGAAGTCCCGGGTCGCCGCGGCCGGCGGACCGCCCGAACTGCGCCGCCTGGCCCGTTCGTTCAACGAGATGGCCGACAACGTCGAGGACGTCCTGGAGCAGCAGCGCGCCTTCGTCGCCGACGCCTCCCACCAGCTGCGCAACCCGCTCTCCGCGCTCCTGCTCCGCATCGAGCTGCTCGCCCTCGAACTCCCCGAGGGCAACGAGGAGATCGCCTCCGTCCGTACGGAGGGCAAGCGGCTCGCGCGGGTTCTCGACGACCTGCTCGACCTCGCGCTCGCCGAGCACGCCGCCGCGGATCTGCGCCTCGCCGACATCGGCGCGATGGCGGCCGAGCGGATCGCGGCCTGGCGCCCGCTCGCCGAGGAGAAGGGCGTACGGCTGAGCGGCGAGCGACGGGCGGTGACGGCCTGGGCGGACCCGGTGGCGCTCTCCAGCGCGCTCGACGCGGTGATCGACAACGCGCTCAAGTTCACCCCGGAGGGGGAAGAGGTCACCGTCACCGTGACGGCCGGCGGAGACACCTGCACGATCGTGGTGGCGGACCACGGGCCGGGGCTGACGCCCGAGGAGCTCGACCGGGTCGGCGACCGCTTCTGGCGCAGCAACCGCCACCAGAACATCAACGGCTCGGGTCTGGGCCTGTCCATCTCCCGGGTGCTGCTGGCGGCGGGGGGCGGCTCGATCGCCTACGCGCCGAACGAGCCGCACGGGCTGCGGGTGACGGTCACGGTGCCGAGGACGGCTCCGCAGGGGCGGTGA
- a CDS encoding response regulator transcription factor → MRLLLVEDDDHVAAALSAVLAKHGFSVTHARNGEEALQAVLPAAHGERPSYGVILLDLGLPDQDGYTVCGRIRKLTTTPVIMVTARADVRSRIHGLNLGADDYVVKPYDTGELLARIHAVSRRSTGGDESGAAGDDSALRLGSVVIELPTRRVSVDGTAVQLTRKEFDLLALLAQRPGVVFRREQIISEVWRTSWEGTGRTLEVHVASLRAKLAMPALIETVRGVGYRLVAPAA, encoded by the coding sequence ATGAGACTGCTGCTCGTCGAGGACGACGACCATGTCGCCGCGGCCCTGTCCGCCGTACTGGCGAAGCACGGGTTCTCGGTCACGCACGCCCGCAACGGCGAGGAGGCGCTGCAGGCGGTGCTGCCCGCCGCGCACGGGGAGCGCCCGTCGTACGGCGTGATCCTGCTCGACCTCGGGCTGCCCGACCAGGACGGGTACACGGTCTGCGGCCGGATCCGTAAGCTCACCACCACCCCCGTGATCATGGTGACCGCGCGCGCCGACGTCCGTTCGCGCATACACGGGCTCAATCTCGGGGCCGACGACTACGTCGTCAAGCCGTACGACACCGGAGAACTGCTCGCCCGGATCCACGCCGTCAGCCGGCGCTCGACCGGTGGCGACGAGTCCGGTGCGGCCGGCGACGACTCCGCGCTGCGGCTCGGCTCCGTCGTCATCGAGCTGCCCACCCGCCGGGTCAGCGTCGACGGCACCGCCGTGCAGCTCACGCGCAAGGAGTTCGACCTGCTCGCCCTGCTCGCCCAGCGGCCCGGTGTGGTCTTCCGGCGCGAGCAGATCATCAGCGAGGTCTGGCGCACCAGCTGGGAGGGGACCGGCCGCACACTCGAGGTGCACGTCGCCTCGCTGCGCGCCAAGCTCGCGATGCCCGCCCTGATCGAGACCGTGCGCGGCGTCGGCTACCGCCTGGTCGCCCCGGCCGCGTAG
- a CDS encoding amino acid ABC transporter ATP-binding protein: protein MSGVSVTKGSENAVPAAGDLVVLSNVNKHFGALHVLQDIDLTIARGEVVVVIGPSGSGKSTLCRTINRLETIDSGTITIDNRPLPQEGKELARLRADVGMVFQSFNLFAHKTVLENVMLGQVKVRKADKKAAENKARALLDRVGVGTQADKYPAQLSGGQQQRVAIARALAMDPKVMLFDEPTSALDPEMINEVLEVMQQLARDGMTMVVVTHEMGFARSAANRVVFMADGRIVEEATPDQFFSNPRSDRAKDFLSKILHH from the coding sequence ATGAGCGGAGTGTCAGTGACCAAGGGCTCGGAAAACGCCGTACCGGCGGCGGGCGACCTGGTCGTGCTGTCCAACGTGAACAAGCACTTCGGCGCGCTGCATGTGCTCCAGGACATCGACCTGACGATCGCCCGGGGCGAAGTCGTGGTCGTCATCGGACCCTCCGGGTCCGGCAAGTCCACGCTGTGCCGCACCATCAACCGCCTGGAGACGATCGACTCCGGCACCATCACCATCGACAACCGGCCGCTGCCCCAGGAGGGCAAGGAGCTGGCCCGGCTGCGCGCCGACGTCGGCATGGTCTTCCAGTCCTTCAATCTCTTCGCGCACAAGACCGTGCTCGAGAACGTGATGCTGGGACAGGTCAAGGTCCGCAAGGCCGACAAGAAGGCCGCAGAGAACAAGGCCCGCGCGCTGCTCGACCGGGTGGGTGTCGGTACCCAGGCGGACAAGTACCCCGCGCAGCTCTCCGGCGGACAGCAGCAACGCGTCGCGATCGCCCGTGCGTTGGCGATGGACCCGAAGGTCATGCTGTTCGACGAGCCGACCTCGGCCCTCGACCCCGAGATGATCAACGAGGTTCTTGAGGTCATGCAGCAACTGGCGCGTGACGGGATGACGATGGTCGTCGTCACCCATGAGATGGGTTTCGCCCGTTCCGCCGCCAACCGCGTGGTGTTCATGGCGGACGGCAGGATCGTCGAAGAGGCCACGCCCGACCAGTTCTTCAGCAACCCGCGAAGCGACCGGGCCAAGGACTTCCTTTCGAAAATCCTGCACCACTGA
- a CDS encoding glutamate ABC transporter substrate-binding protein, whose translation MKLRKTAAVAVAVLALTATACGGKEGSAGDKPAVKPGDSSAPQLPKYIVATDVSLDSPTFKKAKERGKLIIGSKADQPYLGFEDQATKERSGFDIEIAKMIAAELGFTEDKIEWMTVDSKARESTISLGKIDYYVGTYTINDKRKALVGFAGPYYKAGADLLVRKDETAITGPQSLKGKKVCSITGSTPLQEIKKPEYGAQTVELAKYSDCVQQLLTKQVDAVTTDDSILKGYAAANAGKLKVVGKPFTEEPYGVGMNKDDKVLRAKVNDILEKKIQDGTYKKIYEATLGLSGSAYVAPPAVNRY comes from the coding sequence ATGAAGCTCCGCAAGACCGCGGCCGTGGCCGTCGCCGTGCTCGCGCTGACCGCGACCGCCTGTGGTGGCAAGGAGGGCTCGGCCGGCGACAAGCCCGCCGTGAAGCCCGGCGACTCGAGCGCCCCGCAGCTTCCCAAGTACATCGTCGCCACCGACGTGAGCCTGGACTCGCCGACCTTCAAGAAGGCGAAGGAGCGCGGCAAGCTGATCATCGGCTCCAAGGCCGACCAGCCCTACCTCGGCTTCGAGGACCAGGCCACCAAGGAGCGGTCCGGCTTCGACATCGAGATCGCCAAGATGATCGCGGCGGAGCTCGGCTTCACCGAGGACAAGATCGAGTGGATGACCGTCGACTCCAAGGCCCGCGAGTCGACGATCTCGCTCGGCAAGATCGACTACTACGTCGGTACGTACACGATCAACGACAAGCGCAAGGCGCTCGTCGGCTTCGCGGGTCCTTACTACAAGGCCGGCGCCGACCTCCTGGTCCGCAAGGACGAGACCGCGATCACCGGTCCGCAGAGCCTCAAGGGCAAGAAGGTCTGCTCCATCACGGGCTCCACCCCGCTGCAGGAGATCAAGAAGCCCGAGTACGGTGCCCAGACCGTCGAGCTCGCCAAGTACTCGGACTGCGTGCAGCAGCTGCTCACCAAGCAGGTCGACGCCGTCACCACGGACGACTCGATCCTCAAGGGCTACGCCGCCGCCAACGCCGGCAAGCTCAAGGTGGTCGGCAAGCCGTTCACCGAGGAGCCCTACGGCGTCGGCATGAACAAGGACGACAAGGTCCTGCGCGCCAAGGTCAACGACATCCTTGAGAAGAAGATCCAGGACGGCACGTACAAGAAGATCTACGAGGCGACTCTGGGTCTGTCCGGCTCCGCGTACGTTGCGCCGCCGGCCGTCAACCGCTACTGA
- a CDS encoding amino acid ABC transporter permease, translating to MNVLLDHFPEFRDGFIGTVSITAVSSVIALVLGIIVAGFRVSPVPPLRFFGTAWVTLLRNTPLTLLFLVSFFVVPEIFFPGMSPFVLGSLALGFYTSAFVCEAVRSGISTVPLGQAEAARSLGMTFFQTLRMIVLPQATRTVLPPLSSIFIALTKNSAIAGAFSVTELFGWQTLMSEQGYAIGPIFVWVAAAYLVVTFTISGIFRLLERRMEVAR from the coding sequence ATGAACGTACTGCTCGACCATTTCCCGGAGTTCCGCGACGGCTTCATAGGAACCGTGTCGATCACCGCCGTCAGCTCGGTCATCGCGCTGGTCCTCGGCATCATCGTCGCCGGCTTCCGGGTCTCGCCCGTCCCTCCGCTGCGCTTCTTCGGCACAGCCTGGGTCACGCTGCTGCGCAACACCCCGCTGACGCTGCTCTTCCTCGTCTCGTTCTTCGTTGTCCCGGAGATCTTCTTCCCGGGCATGAGCCCCTTCGTGCTCGGCTCGCTCGCGCTGGGCTTCTACACCTCCGCATTCGTCTGTGAGGCCGTCCGCTCCGGCATCAGCACCGTGCCGCTCGGTCAGGCGGAGGCCGCCCGCTCACTGGGAATGACGTTCTTTCAGACGCTGCGGATGATCGTGCTGCCGCAGGCCACCCGGACCGTACTGCCGCCGCTGAGCTCGATCTTCATCGCCCTCACCAAGAACTCGGCTATCGCCGGCGCCTTCAGCGTCACCGAACTCTTCGGCTGGCAGACACTGATGAGCGAGCAGGGCTACGCCATCGGCCCGATCTTTGTCTGGGTGGCCGCCGCGTACCTGGTCGTCACCTTCACCATCAGCGGGATCTTCCGTCTCCTTGAGCGCCGCATGGAGGTCGCCCGATGA
- a CDS encoding amino acid ABC transporter permease — translation MSASVLYDTPGPKARVRNRIYAALGTVAIIALVAVSILRLGDKGHLDPAMWDIFNYAGIRQNIAEALLSTLKAFGLAAVGSLVLGVLLAVARLSDHRPVRVVATGFIEVFRSIPLLITIYAVWVGFLVDYSMWALALGLSIYNGCVQAEVLRAGVNSVPKGQREAAYALGMSKTQVMTNVLMPQAVRAMLPTIISQLVVTLKDTSLGFVILYPELLYSARLIASNTQVNGQYPYVSTIVVFGAIYIALCLALSALATWIEKRGRRAKTGIAVHAAADPAEAPGVLDDAAPTGTGDGPDVADGPGITKN, via the coding sequence ATGAGTGCCAGCGTTCTCTACGACACCCCGGGCCCCAAGGCGCGCGTCCGCAACCGGATCTACGCCGCTCTGGGCACTGTGGCCATCATCGCGCTCGTCGCCGTGAGCATCCTCCGGCTCGGGGACAAGGGTCATCTCGACCCGGCGATGTGGGACATCTTCAACTACGCGGGCATCCGGCAGAACATCGCCGAGGCTCTCCTCTCCACCCTGAAGGCGTTCGGTCTCGCGGCCGTCGGTTCGCTCGTTCTCGGTGTCCTGCTCGCTGTCGCCCGGCTGTCCGACCACCGGCCCGTCCGCGTGGTGGCCACCGGCTTCATCGAGGTCTTCCGCTCCATCCCGCTGCTGATCACGATCTACGCCGTGTGGGTCGGCTTCCTCGTCGACTACTCGATGTGGGCCCTCGCCCTCGGCCTGTCGATCTACAACGGGTGCGTCCAGGCCGAGGTCCTGCGCGCCGGCGTGAACTCGGTGCCGAAGGGCCAGCGCGAGGCCGCGTACGCCCTGGGCATGAGCAAGACCCAGGTGATGACGAACGTCCTGATGCCGCAGGCCGTCCGGGCGATGCTGCCGACGATCATCAGCCAGCTGGTGGTCACCCTGAAGGACACCTCGCTCGGCTTCGTCATCCTCTACCCCGAACTGCTCTACTCGGCCCGGCTGATCGCCTCCAACACGCAGGTCAACGGCCAGTACCCGTACGTCTCCACGATCGTGGTCTTCGGCGCCATCTACATCGCGCTGTGTCTGGCGCTCTCCGCGCTGGCGACGTGGATCGAGAAGCGGGGCCGGCGGGCGAAGACCGGGATCGCGGTCCACGCGGCGGCCGACCCGGCGGAGGCGCCCGGAGTGCTGGACGACGCGGCGCCCACGGGTACCGGTGACGGGCCCGACGTGGCCGACGGGCCTGGTATCACGAAGAACTGA
- a CDS encoding FAD-dependent monooxygenase, producing MDPVIIVGAGPVGLALSLALASQGVPSVVLDEGPGKEEPRPARTVVLRADMAAMMERLGCATLRDEGVRWVGWRSLRRKQQMRHIELDLGLGGTESDGGGGLVAPLHIPQHALARGLRDAIAGQELVQLVTDARLDTIEQDASGVTAHTRRPGSGLSPSPSPSPSSGSGSGSGGTWWRGSHLVGCDGARSTVRKLLSIRFPGRTAVERHAVAALRTELPWPGEALLHRQPPWRGGGDEITARPLPDGVWRIDWLLPPRGELVTPDALVTRIRDTLAGWCGGETPPYELIDTGVHTLHHRLARRWRVDRVFLAGDAAHLLGAVGTQGLDEGLRDADNLAWKLAYAWHHGASDTLLDSYQSERRAAVASRLRAADQSLPVLRGGGGLRTYLAGGSRGHDSLLTDGHLGRGPLGAPPAYPHSPLAPQDAGASRTPVGTGAGAPVEDVPVTAPDGTTVRLRDRLGQGRLLVVLVAPGTGVWDRRHWMSAGVMPRLVEAVRALPVKAELLVTEAYPGAAAHTVLLVRPDGHLVASFPGVRPEELYAAADATRGGSTAAEAAAEKNRTADIN from the coding sequence GTGGACCCGGTGATCATCGTCGGCGCGGGGCCCGTGGGCCTCGCGCTCTCCCTTGCCCTGGCCTCGCAGGGCGTACCCAGCGTCGTCCTGGACGAGGGCCCGGGCAAGGAGGAACCGCGCCCCGCCCGGACCGTCGTGCTGCGCGCCGACATGGCCGCGATGATGGAACGGCTCGGCTGCGCCACCCTCCGTGACGAGGGGGTCCGCTGGGTCGGCTGGCGCTCACTGCGACGCAAGCAACAGATGAGGCACATCGAGCTTGATCTCGGCCTCGGTGGTACGGAGAGTGACGGCGGGGGCGGCCTGGTGGCTCCGCTGCACATCCCGCAGCACGCCCTCGCGCGCGGCCTGCGCGACGCGATCGCCGGCCAGGAGCTCGTCCAGCTCGTCACCGATGCCCGTCTCGACACGATCGAGCAGGACGCGAGCGGCGTCACCGCACACACCCGACGCCCCGGATCCGGCCTCAGTCCCAGCCCCAGCCCCAGCCCCAGCTCCGGCTCCGGCTCCGGCTCCGGCGGGACCTGGTGGCGCGGCAGCCATCTGGTCGGCTGCGACGGCGCCCGCTCCACGGTCCGCAAGCTGCTCTCCATCCGCTTCCCCGGCCGTACGGCGGTGGAGCGGCACGCCGTCGCCGCGCTGCGCACCGAACTCCCCTGGCCCGGTGAGGCCCTGTTGCACCGTCAGCCGCCGTGGCGGGGCGGCGGCGACGAGATCACGGCCCGCCCGCTGCCCGACGGGGTCTGGCGGATCGACTGGCTGCTGCCGCCGCGCGGGGAGCTCGTCACGCCCGACGCGCTGGTCACCAGGATCCGCGACACCCTGGCGGGCTGGTGCGGCGGCGAGACACCCCCGTACGAGTTGATCGACACCGGCGTCCACACGCTGCACCACCGGCTCGCCCGGCGCTGGCGCGTGGACCGGGTCTTCCTCGCGGGCGACGCCGCGCATCTGCTGGGCGCCGTCGGCACCCAGGGCCTCGACGAGGGGCTGCGGGACGCCGACAACCTGGCCTGGAAGCTCGCGTACGCCTGGCACCACGGGGCCTCGGACACGCTGCTCGACAGCTACCAGAGCGAGCGGCGGGCGGCCGTGGCCTCCCGGTTGCGGGCCGCCGACCAGTCGCTGCCCGTGCTGCGCGGCGGCGGGGGGCTGCGGACGTATCTCGCGGGTGGCTCACGCGGTCACGACTCCCTGCTGACGGATGGTCACCTGGGGCGCGGCCCGCTGGGCGCGCCCCCCGCGTACCCGCACTCCCCCCTCGCGCCCCAGGACGCCGGTGCGTCCCGGACGCCGGTCGGCACGGGCGCCGGCGCGCCGGTCGAGGACGTCCCCGTCACCGCCCCCGACGGCACGACCGTACGGCTGCGGGACCGGCTCGGTCAGGGGCGGCTCCTGGTGGTCCTGGTCGCGCCCGGGACGGGTGTGTGGGACCGGCGGCACTGGATGAGCGCCGGCGTGATGCCCCGGCTCGTGGAGGCGGTGCGGGCCCTGCCCGTGAAGGCGGAGCTGCTGGTGACCGAGGCGTACCCGGGCGCCGCGGCCCACACGGTCCTGCTGGTACGGCCGGACGGGCATCTGGTCGCGTCGTTCCCCGGAGTCCGGCCGGAGGAGCTGTACGCGGCGGCGGACGCGACCCGGGGTGGTTCGACGGCCGCCGAGGCGGCTGCCGAGAAGAACCGCACCGCGGACATCAATTGA
- a CDS encoding putative leader peptide yields the protein MCLWRRVHMDLVRYAGCVCRPSC from the coding sequence GTGTGCCTGTGGCGGAGGGTCCATATGGACCTCGTCCGCTACGCGGGCTGCGTGTGTCGCCCGTCCTGCTGA
- a CDS encoding cysteine dioxygenase → MVPLAPIAPVAPTEADLLDFVRRTAADTDLVDSLPLDPEGRTWVRLDGPGGSEAWLIGWPPGTGTGWHDHAESRGAFATARGALKENSLAVRLPSGGWKTLELADGVDRERTLPAGKGRAFGRHHVHEVLNESRDAHAVSVHAYYPPLPLIRRFSRSGAVLRLEQVERPEDWQ, encoded by the coding sequence ATCGTTCCTCTCGCCCCCATCGCCCCCGTCGCCCCGACCGAAGCGGACCTTCTGGACTTCGTCCGCCGCACCGCGGCGGACACCGACCTGGTCGACTCGCTGCCGCTCGATCCCGAGGGCCGTACCTGGGTACGGCTCGACGGGCCCGGCGGCAGCGAGGCCTGGCTCATCGGCTGGCCGCCCGGCACCGGCACCGGCTGGCACGACCACGCCGAGTCGCGCGGCGCGTTCGCCACCGCACGCGGCGCCCTGAAGGAGAACTCCCTGGCGGTGCGACTGCCTTCGGGCGGCTGGAAGACCCTGGAACTGGCCGACGGGGTCGACCGGGAGCGGACCTTGCCGGCGGGCAAGGGCCGTGCGTTCGGGCGGCACCATGTGCACGAGGTGCTCAACGAGTCCCGTGACGCGCACGCCGTGTCGGTCCACGCGTACTACCCGCCGCTCCCCCTGATCCGGCGCTTCAGCCGGTCGGGCGCGGTGCTCCGTCTTGAGCAGGTCGAGCGTCCGGAGGACTGGCAGTGA
- a CDS encoding rhodanese-like domain-containing protein: MAVSERGATEPVGIDTLLERVRSGLDRIDARAAYEAYEAGDALLVDIRYAALRGRDGLIPGALVVERNELEWRLDPLGSHRAPEANSHDLRVVVLCNEGYASSLAAASLRQLGLHRATDVIGGFQAWKGAGLPVLLSGASGQPVRPWQAPGR, translated from the coding sequence CTGGCAGTGAGCGAGCGCGGCGCAACCGAGCCCGTGGGGATCGACACGCTGCTGGAGCGGGTCAGGTCCGGCCTGGACCGTATCGATGCGCGCGCGGCCTACGAGGCGTACGAGGCGGGTGACGCGCTCCTGGTCGACATCCGGTACGCGGCGCTGCGCGGCCGGGACGGGCTGATCCCCGGCGCGCTGGTCGTGGAGCGCAACGAGCTGGAGTGGCGGCTCGATCCGCTGGGCAGCCATCGCGCGCCGGAGGCGAACAGTCACGACCTGCGGGTGGTGGTGCTCTGCAACGAGGGCTACGCGTCCTCGCTGGCGGCCGCCTCGCTGCGGCAGCTGGGGCTGCACCGGGCGACCGATGTGATCGGCGGCTTCCAGGCGTGGAAGGGGGCGGGCCTTCCGGTGCTGCTGTCCGGGGCGAGCGGTCAGCCGGTACGGCCGTGGCAGGCTCCCGGCCGCTGA
- the recX gene encoding recombination regulator RecX has protein sequence MTGRTEWPGDSPDSSRAEKELSPQDPAERARAICLRLLTGTPRTRKQLADALRKREIPDEVAEEVLSRFEDVGLIDDAAFADAWVESRHHGRGLARRALARELRTKGVDPSLIQDAVGQLDSEQEEITARELVDRKLRATRGLDRDRRLRRLAGMLARKGYPEGMALRVVRQALEEEGEDTEGLEEPF, from the coding sequence GTGACCGGTCGCACCGAATGGCCGGGCGACAGCCCCGACTCGTCGAGGGCCGAGAAGGAGCTGTCGCCCCAGGATCCGGCTGAGCGGGCGCGGGCGATCTGCCTGCGCCTGCTCACCGGGACCCCCCGTACGCGCAAGCAGCTCGCCGACGCCCTGCGCAAGCGTGAGATCCCCGACGAGGTCGCCGAGGAGGTCCTCTCCCGCTTCGAGGACGTCGGGCTGATCGACGACGCCGCCTTCGCGGACGCGTGGGTCGAGTCCCGGCACCACGGGCGCGGGCTGGCCCGCCGGGCGCTCGCCCGCGAGCTGCGCACCAAGGGCGTCGACCCCTCGCTGATCCAGGACGCGGTGGGGCAACTGGACTCCGAGCAGGAGGAGATCACCGCGCGCGAGCTCGTCGACCGCAAGCTCCGCGCCACCCGCGGGCTCGACCGGGACCGCCGGCTCCGCAGGCTCGCGGGGATGCTCGCCCGCAAGGGATACCCGGAGGGCATGGCCCTGCGGGTCGTCAGACAGGCCCTGGAGGAAGAGGGCGAGGACACGGAGGGGCTGGAAGAGCCCTTCTAG